The following are from one region of the Mus musculus strain NOD/ShiLtJ chromosome 17 genomic scaffold, GRCm38.p6 alternate locus group NOD/ShiLtJ MMCHR17_CHO_IDD1 genome:
- the Zbtb12 gene encoding zinc finger and BTB domain-containing protein 12: MASGVEVLRFQLPGHEAATLRNMNQLRAEERFCDVTIVADSLKFRGHKVILAACSPFLRDQFLLNPSSELQVSLMHSARIVADLLLSCYTGALEFAVRDIVNYLTAASYLQMEHVVEKCRNALSQFIEPKIGLKEDGVSEASLLSSVSATKSLLPPARTPKPAPKPPPPPPLPPPLLRPVKLEFPLDEDLELKAEEEDEDEDEDVSDICIVKVESALEVAHRLKPPGSLAGGLGIGASVSSHLGELAQSSVAPNTVTPPQGVVKACYSLSEDAEGEGLLLIPGGRASVGATSGLVEAAAVAMAARGAGGSLGAGGSRGPLPGGFSSGNPLKNIKCTKCPEVFQGVEKLVFHMRAQHFIFMCPRCGKQFNHSSNLNRHMNVHRGVKSHSCGICGKCFTQKSTLHDHLNLHSGARPYRCSYCDVRFAHKPAIRRHLKEQHGKTTAENVLEAGVAEINVLIR, from the coding sequence ATGGCCTCTGGGGTGGAAGTCCTGCGCTTCCAGCTGCCTGGCCACGAGGCCGCAACGTTGCGGAACATGAACCAGCTCCGTGCAGAGGAGCGGTTCTGTGATGTGACCATCGTGGCCGACAGCCTCAAATTCCGTGGCCACAAGGTCATCCTGGCCGCCTGCTCACCGTTCCTCCGGGACCAGTTCTTGCTGAACCCCAGTTCTGAGCTGCAGGTCTCACTGATGCACAGCGCGCGTATTGTGGCGGACTTGCTCCTCTCTTGCTACACAGGCGCCCTGGAGTTCGCAGTCAGGGACATCGTGAACTACCTGACAGCAGCCTCCTACCTGCAAATGGAGCATGTAGTGGAGAAATGCCGGAACGCCCTTAGCCAGTTCATTGAGCCCAAAATAGGCCTTAAAGAAGATGGGGTCAGCGAGGCTAGCCTCCTAAGCAGTGTCAGTGCCACCaagtccctcctccctccagccaGGACCCCAAAGCCAGCTCCaaaacccccaccaccacctcctctacCCCCTCCGCTCCTGCGACCGGTGAAGCTGGAGTTTCCGCTGGATGAGGACCTAGAGCTGAAGgcggaagaggaggatgaggatgaagatgaagatgtttCTGACATCTGCATCGTCAAAGTGGAGTCGGCTCTAGAAGTGGCACACCGGCTCAAACCCCCTGGAAGCCTAGCCGGGGGTCTGGGTATCGGGGCCTCTGTGAGCAGCCacctgggagagctggcccagagTAGTGTGGCCCCCAACACTGTTACCCCACCGCAAGGGGTGGTGAAGGCATGCTACAGCCTGTCAGAGGACGCGGAAGGGGAAGGCCTGTTGTTGATCCCAGGAGGCCGGGCCAGTGTGGGGGCCACCTCGGGCCTAGTGGAAGCAGCAGCGGTGGCCATGGCTgcccggggggcggggggcagtcTGGGGGCAGGGGGTAGCCGGGGACCTCTGCCTGGGGGCTTCTCAAGTGGAAACCCCTtaaagaacatcaaatgcaccAAATGCCCTGAAGTGTTCCAGGGTGTGGAGAAGCTGGTCTTCCACATGCGTGCGCAACACTTCATCTTCATGTGCCCACGCTGCGGCAAGCAGTTCAACCACAGCAGCAACCTCAACCGCCACATGAACGTCCACCGTGGCGTCAAGTCCCATTCATGTGGCATCTGCGGCAAGTGCTTTACTCAGAAGTCCACACTGCACGATCACCTCAACCTGCACTCAGGAGCCCGGCCCTACCGGTGCTCCTACTGTGATGTGCGCTTTGCCCACAAGCCCGCCATTAGGCGGCACCTCAAGGAGCAGCATGGCAAAACCACAGCTGAGAACGTGCTGGAAGCTGGTGTGGCTGAGATCAATGTCCTCATCCGCTGA